GGTCTGGGGGGATGATGACAAGCTGGATGCGATTGTGGCGGCGGCAAAAGACCTTGAAAACAAAGGGGATTCAGGCCTGCGGCCTGACGGCGGGCAGGATGCCCGCCCCACCGCCTGCCCCACCGCTTCCGGGGGCGGGGGCGGCAGCGGGGTCGTCTACTTCGCACTCATCCGCACGCTCGAATCGTTCAGCGAGCAGCTCCGCGAGCGCGGCGTCGCGCACCTGTGCTACCACGGCAAGCTCGAACGACGGCAACGCAAACGTGTTCAGGACGACTTCCTCTCGGACAGCCCCGACAAACTCCCTAGCCATCGGCTCGTCCTCGCGACCAACGCATTCGGCATGGGTATCGACAAGCCCGACATCCGGTTCGTGATGCACGCCGAGGTGCCCGGCTCGGTCGAGGGCTACTACCAAGAGATCGGCCGCGCGGGGCGCGACGGGATGCCCGCGCGGTGTACGCTGCTCTACGACGAGCGTGACCTTGAGACGCAGATGATGTTCATCCGCTGGTCCAACCCCGGGGACGAGTACCTGCAACGGGTCGTGCATCACCTCGAACACGACGCGGAGCAGGTCCACGCGTTCGGCACCGACTGGCTCCGCGAAAAACTCCACCACAAGCAGCGCGGCGACTTCCGCCTCGAAACCGCGCTCAACCTGCTCTACCGCCACGGCGTCATCGACACCCCGCCGCCCAAGCTCGACACCGCCCGGCCCCCGGCGATCGAGGACGCGATGCAGTCAGGCCAACTCGAAGTCGTCGCCGACCTCCCCGCCGCGCTGCTCGACGAAGATCGGCTCGCGGAGAAGCTGCGCGGCGACCAACAGCGGCTCTACGGCATGGTCGAGTACGTGCGCTGCGACGGCGACCGCCGATCGTTTCTCAACAGCTACTTCGGCGTCGCCCCGGAAGTCGGGGCCGACCCGTGAACACCGCAGCCCCCCCGAGCGCCGCGCGGCGCGCCTGGCTCTGGGCCGAGATGGCGCTGATCTTCGTCGGCGGGCCCGTCGTG
The sequence above is a segment of the Phycisphaeraceae bacterium D3-23 genome. Coding sequences within it:
- a CDS encoding RecQ family ATP-dependent DNA helicase, with the translated sequence MPNAAPPTLDDARAVLRDVFGHDDFRGIQPDAIGRTLAGQHTLVLMPTGGGKSVCYQVPALLFDGLTVVLSPLVALMKDQVDALVAKGVDAAYINATLTRKERDARYANLRAGRYKLLYVTPERFRKGDFRAALAERDIDLFAIDEAHCVSGWGHDFRPDYTRLAELRNVMGNPTTLALTATATPRVQQDIVTQLGLDDGMAILSEGIDRPNLSLDVAEVWGDDDKLDAIVAAAKDLENKGDSGLRPDGGQDARPTACPTASGGGGGSGVVYFALIRTLESFSEQLRERGVAHLCYHGKLERRQRKRVQDDFLSDSPDKLPSHRLVLATNAFGMGIDKPDIRFVMHAEVPGSVEGYYQEIGRAGRDGMPARCTLLYDERDLETQMMFIRWSNPGDEYLQRVVHHLEHDAEQVHAFGTDWLREKLHHKQRGDFRLETALNLLYRHGVIDTPPPKLDTARPPAIEDAMQSGQLEVVADLPAALLDEDRLAEKLRGDQQRLYGMVEYVRCDGDRRSFLNSYFGVAPEVGADP